The Bacteroidota bacterium genomic sequence ATATTTATAAGACCTGCCAGAGTTAGCGTAAATATAGGCAAACCAATAATGCCACAGGATATGAATGATAAATCTTTATTGGAAATTGCAAAAAAATCCATTCAAGACGGCTTATGCAGCATAAGACAACCAGAGCAGACAGCGGGTGGATAACTTCGGGTGACGTTTACCGACTGGGCTGTTCTTATTGTTTTCTTAAATTATTTTAAGCCAATGAAATCCCGCTTCCCATGAATCAGCGCAAGGACTTGCACGCTATCTGGCAGAATTTCGTAGATAAGACGGTAAGAATAGATAAAGATTTCTCTGATGTTTGGGTCGTCTATTTCCGGGACAATCCTTCCAATTTCAGGAAAGAGATTTAGTTTCTCAGACTTGTCAATAATATCTTGCGATACCT encodes the following:
- a CDS encoding type II toxin-antitoxin system RelE/ParE family toxin produces the protein MVIWTNPAKIDLRDIHDYIARDSKYYAQKVSQDIIDKSEKLNLFPEIGRIVPEIDDPNIREIFIYSYRLIYEILPDSVQVLALIHGKRDFIGLK